The following is a genomic window from Chrysiogenia bacterium.
CGGGAGATCTGGAAGTGGAGCGCGCTGGAGATTCCGGGCGATGAGCGCGAGGCACTTGAAACGCGCGCCGCCAAGCAGGCCGAGGTGTACGATGCGCTCGCCGCACGTGGGCCGAGCGATGCAAGTGAACTCGACGTATCGGGCGCGCAGGCCGCGCTCAAGGCGCTGCTGGAAAAAGGCTACGTCACCCGCGAAAAAGAAGCGGAGATTCGAAGTCCCTGGCAGCGTCTCGAAGCGCTCGCGCAGGAAGAGCCGCGCCACAAGCTCACCGGCGCGCAGGCGCGCGCGGTGCAGAGCATCGAGGAACTGCTCGGCACCGAGGACTTCGCAGCCGCCCTGCTCTGGGGCGTGACGGGCAGCGGAAAGACAGAGGTCTATCTGCGGGCCATCGAGCGCACCATCGAACAGGGGCGCAGCGCGCTGGTGCTCGTTCCCGAAATCGCGTTGACGCCCAGGCTTGCCGCGCGCTTCGTACATCGCTTCGGCCCCACGCTGGCGGTACTGCACAGCGGCCTCAGCGCGGGAGAGCGCTACGACGAGTGGCAGCGTCTTCGCTCGGGCAAGGCGCGCGTCGCACTGGGGGTTCGTTCGGCGGTGTTCGCGCCGCTCTCGGGCCTGGGGCTCATCGTCGTCGATGAAGAACACGAGAGCACCTACAAGCAGGAAGAAAATCCCGCCTACAATGCGCGCGACGGGGCGATCAAGCGCGCGCAGTTGGAGGGTGCCGTCGTGGTGCTCGGTTCGGCAACGCCCTCACTGGAAACGATCGCCAACGTCGAGGCCGGCAAGTACCGGCGGCTCGAACTACCCGAGCGCGTGGCCGGGCGTCCGTTTCCAACCATCGAGCTCATCGACCTGCGCGAGAAACCCGAAAAACCAAAGCTCAAACCCGGCACGGGCAAGGAACCAATTCCCTATGAGGAAAGCCGTCTTGTCGAAGAGGGCGAGGCGCGCGCGGCGATGCTTGCGGATTTCAAGGTGAAAGAAGAGGCTTGGGAAGCCGAAAAACAGCGGCCGTGGTTCCTTTCGCGAAAACTGCTCGCCGCGCTCGAGGAAAACCTCGCGGCGAAGGATCAGGCGATTCTCTACCTTCCCCGGCGCGGCTTTGCTTCCACGTTGCTTTGCCATGACTGCGGTTTTCAGATCGAGTGCCCAAACTGCGACGTGCGACTTCGCGTGCACATGCAGGGCGCCAAGCTTGCCTGCCACTACTGCGGGTATGAAACCCACGCTCCCGCGCAGTGCAGCCAGTGCGGCGGAACGCATCTGCACCCGGCGGGGCTGGGAACCCAGCAGCTCGAAGAAGCGCTTGCAAAGGAATTCCCCGACGCGCGGATCGCGCGCCTCGATCGCGACGTACTTGGTCGCAAGGGCGCCCTCGAGAAGACGCTCGAGAAAATGCAGAACGGGGAGATCGATTTCCTGCTGGGCACGCAGATGGTGACCAAGGGCCACGATTTTCCGGCGGTGACGCTGGTGGCGGTGGTGCTGGCCGATCTGGCGTGGGCGGTGCCGGATTTTCGCGCCGAGGAGCGCGGCTGGCAGCAGCTTGCCCAGGTCGCCGGGCGCGCCGGTCGCGGCGAGCGGCCGGGCAAGGTGCTCCTTCAGACCTTCGATCCCCAGGCCCCCCAGCTCGCCCGCGTGGGAGAGCAATGCCTGTGGGAATTTGCCGAGCAGGAGCTGGCCGGGCGCCGCCTGCTTCGCTACCCGCCGGTTTGGCGCTTGGCAGCAGTAAAAATCTCCGATCCCAACCCCCAGACCGCCCAGAAGGCCGCAGCGGAGGTTGCGGGGCTGCTCACGCCGCTGGGAGCCGAGCTGGGCGTGGATAAGCTGCGGATTCTGGGGCCCGCCCCGGCTGCGCTGAGCCGTCTGCGTGGGCGCTATCGCTGGCAGATTCTGCTGAAGGCGGCCTCTCCGGCCACGCTGCAGGGGGTTCTGGACCGGCTTGAACGCCGGATGTTCGAGGGCTCCTTTGCCCATCGCGGCCGCGTGAGCATCGATGTCGACCCTTATGAGCTCATGTAGGCGGAACATCCGTCCCATGTCCGATAGAGTGAAAAGTTGTTAATTTCCTTATGGTTTTGCCGACTTTGTTGATTTGAAGTGGGTCGGTTCCTATCATTTGCTATGCGTTCAGTTGCGGGACGCCTCTTTTGCCTCAAGGTTCGGGGAGCTGCCTTTTGGAGAAGTTGCATCCGCCAATGGCGGGCCCGGCAACCGAAACACTCCAAAGTGGTGGTTCAGGCGAAGCGCGAATGCGATTCAAGAAATCCCAACAAGCAGGAAATGTCCTGCGCGGCACCAAAGTGACCCGATCGGCGCGCTTGCTGGCCAGCTTTGTGGTTGCGCTGCTGGCGCTGCTCGCCTTCGGGCCCGAATCGGGAGCCCGGCCGCGCCCCAAGGCGCAGGTCCTCGCCAGCGCGCCGGTAACCACCGCCGCATTTCAGCGGATCTCCGCCTCCTACATCGATCCCTCGCGCTTTGATTTCGAGGTTGGTCTCGACGATGCGTTGCGTGCCATGGAAGCCCTCGTTCCCGAGTTCCAGGCCGACTACAAGCCCGGCGACACGGTGCTCAAGGCCCAGATGAATCTGGCGCGCAAGACCTTCAACGTCTCCTATCTGAGTTCGATCCCTGCAACTCTCGACATTCTCAAAAAGGTCTACGTTTTCATCGAAGAGAATCTCGAGAGCGAGGTGGACCTGCACGATGTCGAATACGTTGCGGTCAACGGGTTCATGAACATCCTGGACCCGCACTCGCGACTTCTTGCACCGGATATTTATCGCGAGTTCATGGTGACCACCTCGGGTTCCTTCGGCGGAATCGGCATCGTGGTCGGCGTGCGCGAGAACAAGCTCACGGTGGTCAGCCCGCTCGACGATACGCCGGCGGCCCGCGCAGGAATGCGTGCGGGGGACGAAATCATCCGAATTGAGGATGAATCGACTGAGAATATGCCCCTCGATGAAGCCGTCAAGCGCCTGCGCGGTCCCGAGGGTACTGACGTCAACATGACCATCCAGCGCGAGGGTGAGGCCAAACCCATCGAGGTTTCACTCACCCGCGCGCGCATCGAGATCAAATCGGTGAGTTACGAACTGCTGCCCGGCAACGTGGGCTACGTGCGGCTCACGAGTTTCCAGGAAATCAGTGCTCGCGATCTCAAAGACGCGCTCGCCGCCATGCAGGGCGAGGTGTCCGGCGCCGACAAATTCAAGGGTCTGGTGCTCGACCTGCGCAACAATCCCGGCGGCTTGCTCGATCAGGCCATTCAGGTTTCCGACCTGTTTCTGGAGAGCGGCGACATTGTCTCGACCGTGACTCGCATGAGCCGCAAGCCCGAACGCGCGCATCATTTCCGCACAGAGCCCGACTATCCGATTGTCGTGCTGGTGAACGAGGGCAGCGCCTC
Proteins encoded in this region:
- a CDS encoding PDZ domain-containing protein, producing the protein MRFKKSQQAGNVLRGTKVTRSARLLASFVVALLALLAFGPESGARPRPKAQVLASAPVTTAAFQRISASYIDPSRFDFEVGLDDALRAMEALVPEFQADYKPGDTVLKAQMNLARKTFNVSYLSSIPATLDILKKVYVFIEENLESEVDLHDVEYVAVNGFMNILDPHSRLLAPDIYREFMVTTSGSFGGIGIVVGVRENKLTVVSPLDDTPAARAGMRAGDEIIRIEDESTENMPLDEAVKRLRGPEGTDVNMTIQREGEAKPIEVSLTRARIEIKSVSYELLPGNVGYVRLTSFQEISARDLKDALAAMQGEVSGADKFKGLVLDLRNNPGGLLDQAIQVSDLFLESGDIVSTVTRMSRKPERAHHFRTEPDYPIVVLVNEGSAS
- the priA gene encoding primosomal protein N', which gives rise to MKRPRKPEPPSGGEFAQVAVPGPHRELFTYRIPETMDALAKAGHRVLVPFGRRQLVGVVWERIDAPPAHVPEEKIRPIADVLDSHPIIDAGAARLCEWAARYYRASIGELARLAGPPGAGWASGPEQIRLSLPAEGELVDIASLPAGAREVYYAALEMLVDTEGLIFVAKLGRKAGREALHSRLRLLERAGALSIEWERPSSGATGREIWKWSALEIPGDEREALETRAAKQAEVYDALAARGPSDASELDVSGAQAALKALLEKGYVTREKEAEIRSPWQRLEALAQEEPRHKLTGAQARAVQSIEELLGTEDFAAALLWGVTGSGKTEVYLRAIERTIEQGRSALVLVPEIALTPRLAARFVHRFGPTLAVLHSGLSAGERYDEWQRLRSGKARVALGVRSAVFAPLSGLGLIVVDEEHESTYKQEENPAYNARDGAIKRAQLEGAVVVLGSATPSLETIANVEAGKYRRLELPERVAGRPFPTIELIDLREKPEKPKLKPGTGKEPIPYEESRLVEEGEARAAMLADFKVKEEAWEAEKQRPWFLSRKLLAALEENLAAKDQAILYLPRRGFASTLLCHDCGFQIECPNCDVRLRVHMQGAKLACHYCGYETHAPAQCSQCGGTHLHPAGLGTQQLEEALAKEFPDARIARLDRDVLGRKGALEKTLEKMQNGEIDFLLGTQMVTKGHDFPAVTLVAVVLADLAWAVPDFRAEERGWQQLAQVAGRAGRGERPGKVLLQTFDPQAPQLARVGEQCLWEFAEQELAGRRLLRYPPVWRLAAVKISDPNPQTAQKAAAEVAGLLTPLGAELGVDKLRILGPAPAALSRLRGRYRWQILLKAASPATLQGVLDRLERRMFEGSFAHRGRVSIDVDPYELM